From a region of the Deinococcus metallilatus genome:
- a CDS encoding amino acid ABC transporter ATP-binding protein encodes MTQAGPIIVAKDVEKHFGSFQALRGVSLTVQPREVVVIIGPSGSGKSTFIRTLNALDPHDHGSITVDGIPLDGQRHLDEIRREVGMVFQSFNLFPHLTVLENITLAPTRVRKTSPAEAEQRALELLRRVGIEEQAHKYPAQLSGGQQQRVAIARALAMDPKVMLFDEPTSALDPEMIKEVLDVMKELARSGMTMLVVTHEMGFAREVADRILFFDRGQIVEDTTPEAFYNHPQHERAQAFLSKILGH; translated from the coding sequence ATGACGCAAGCGGGACCGATCATCGTGGCGAAGGACGTGGAGAAGCATTTCGGGAGCTTCCAGGCCCTGCGGGGAGTGAGCCTCACCGTCCAGCCCCGCGAAGTCGTCGTCATCATCGGCCCCTCCGGCAGCGGCAAGAGCACCTTCATCCGCACCCTCAATGCCCTCGATCCCCACGACCACGGCTCCATCACCGTCGACGGTATCCCCCTCGACGGGCAGCGGCACCTCGACGAAATCCGCCGCGAGGTCGGCATGGTCTTCCAGTCCTTCAACCTCTTCCCCCATCTCACCGTCCTCGAAAACATCACCCTCGCCCCCACCCGTGTCCGCAAAACCAGCCCCGCTGAAGCCGAACAGCGTGCCCTGGAACTCCTGAGGCGGGTGGGGATTGAGGAACAGGCGCACAAGTATCCGGCGCAGCTCTCAGGGGGGCAACAGCAACGGGTGGCGATTGCCCGGGCGTTGGCGATGGACCCGAAGGTGATGCTGTTTGATGAGCCGACCTCGGCGCTGGATCCGGAGATGATCAAGGAGGTGCTGGATGTGATGAAGGAGCTGGCGCGGTCGGGGATGACGATGCTGGTGGTGACGCATGAGATGGGGTTTGCGCGGGAGGTGGCGGACCGGATTTTGTTTTTTGACCGGGGGCAGATCGTGGAGGATACGACGCCCGAAGCCTTCTACAACCATCCCCAGCACGAACGCGCCCAGGCCTTTTTAAGCAAAATCCTCGGCCACTGA
- a CDS encoding PLP-dependent aminotransferase family protein gives MPDQAQMDQPAVGRDRPGVAAPPADLPLILDRSSRTALSKQLSGQLRTAIRCGQLEPGQRMPSTRALADALGVGRNITFEAYEDLLAEGYLVGRDRSGTYVAHDLAAEVPGQPRPLPTPSTAARWLRRQVPEPHVEDAITSGLLEFRVGQTDTRALPQTEWRRAWRDVAELDLPSDYDDPAGDLRLREAVAGYLKRARGLVCTADDVIITAGAVQGVNLVAQAVLEPGDTVGFEEPGYRLARQILQEAGAHILPLPVDPDGLRLDALPTGTDAPLLVYTTPSHQFPLGVRLSIPRRLALLEWAQQHDALIIEDDYDSEFRYGAPPLPSLASLDTNGRVVYLGTFSKVLSPAVRVGYVVAPPVLRDRLLHIKGRLDFHTSWPVQRALALLIEQGHLERHIRRMRRVYAAKRSLLSSALHGVRPHARLMGLEAGLHAHLELDPAIPAERVVAAARQHRLIVPSLSPYYLGTPDRNGLLLGYGGLSLPDLEESARLLARAVAQVSRRAAEADGWGNWLVNLEENWLCDPATPAL, from the coding sequence GTGCCAGATCAGGCTCAGATGGACCAGCCAGCCGTGGGGCGGGACCGGCCCGGCGTGGCGGCCCCTCCGGCGGACCTGCCGCTGATCCTCGACCGGAGCAGCCGGACGGCGCTCTCCAAGCAGCTTTCCGGGCAACTCCGCACGGCGATTCGCTGCGGGCAACTCGAACCCGGGCAGCGGATGCCGTCCACCCGTGCCCTGGCGGACGCGCTGGGCGTGGGCCGCAACATCACCTTCGAGGCCTACGAGGACCTGCTGGCCGAGGGCTATCTGGTGGGCAGGGACCGCTCGGGCACCTACGTCGCCCACGACCTGGCGGCCGAGGTGCCCGGCCAGCCCCGCCCGTTGCCGACCCCCAGCACGGCGGCCCGCTGGCTGCGGCGGCAGGTGCCCGAGCCTCACGTGGAAGACGCGATCACCAGCGGCCTGCTGGAGTTCCGGGTGGGGCAGACGGACACCCGCGCCCTGCCCCAGACCGAATGGCGGCGGGCCTGGCGCGACGTGGCGGAACTGGACCTGCCCAGCGACTACGACGACCCGGCCGGGGACCTGCGGCTGCGAGAAGCCGTCGCCGGGTACCTGAAACGGGCGCGCGGGCTGGTCTGCACGGCGGACGACGTGATCATCACCGCCGGGGCCGTGCAGGGCGTGAATCTGGTGGCCCAGGCGGTGCTGGAACCCGGTGACACCGTGGGCTTCGAGGAACCCGGCTACCGCCTGGCCCGTCAGATTTTGCAGGAGGCGGGAGCCCACATCCTGCCGCTGCCGGTGGACCCGGACGGCCTCCGGCTGGACGCGCTCCCCACCGGGACGGACGCGCCGTTGCTGGTGTACACCACCCCGTCCCACCAGTTTCCGCTGGGCGTGCGGCTCTCGATTCCCCGGCGGCTCGCGCTGCTCGAATGGGCGCAGCAGCACGACGCGCTGATCATCGAGGACGACTACGACAGCGAGTTCCGCTACGGCGCGCCGCCCCTGCCGTCCCTGGCGTCCCTCGACACGAACGGGCGCGTGGTGTACCTCGGGACGTTTTCCAAAGTGCTGTCTCCGGCGGTGCGGGTCGGCTACGTGGTCGCGCCGCCAGTGCTGCGTGACCGGCTGCTGCACATCAAGGGGCGGCTGGATTTCCACACGTCCTGGCCGGTGCAGCGGGCGCTGGCGCTGTTGATCGAACAGGGCCACCTGGAGCGTCACATCCGCCGAATGCGGCGGGTGTACGCGGCCAAACGCTCGCTCCTGAGCAGCGCTCTGCACGGCGTCCGGCCCCACGCCCGCCTGATGGGCCTGGAAGCGGGCCTGCACGCCCACCTCGAACTCGATCCCGCGATTCCGGCGGAGCGGGTGGTCGCCGCCGCCCGCCAGCACCGCCTGATCGTCCCGAGTCTCAGCCCCTACTACCTGGGGACGCCCGACCGCAACGGCCTGCTGCTGGGCTACGGCGGCCTCTCGTTGCCCGATCTGGAAGAGAGCGCGCGGCTGCTCGCCCGCGCCGTCGCCCAGGTGTCCCGGAGAGCCGCTGAGGCGGACGGGTGGGGCAACTGGCTGGTGAATCTGGAGGAGAACTGGCTTTGCGACCCGGCCACACCCGCCCTATAA
- a CDS encoding amino acid ABC transporter permease, translating to MPAGKGAPGKGGSPALVVAGWIVFAVAAFYLLFLGISLVLSSAPDPIGSRAALFVEGARTTLTLTLISGVLGLLIGTLVGLARTSPLWLVRAPAAFYIWVIRGTPLLVQILFVYNALPMILKKLGIQAELNEFSSAVLALALNVGAYNAEVIRAGILAVPRGQNEAARSLGLSGTQTMTSIVLPQALRVVTPPLVNNLVALLKDSSLASSIALLELTLAGSRVSSETFQPVPVLTTVACVYLALTTVMTLFTDVLERRLKVASR from the coding sequence ATCCCGGCCGGAAAGGGAGCGCCGGGGAAGGGCGGCAGCCCGGCGCTGGTGGTCGCGGGCTGGATCGTGTTCGCGGTGGCCGCGTTCTACCTGCTGTTCCTGGGGATCAGCCTGGTGCTGTCCAGCGCCCCCGACCCCATCGGTTCCCGCGCCGCGCTGTTCGTGGAAGGTGCGCGCACCACCCTCACCCTCACGCTGATCTCCGGCGTGCTGGGCCTGCTGATCGGCACGCTCGTCGGGCTGGCCCGCACCTCGCCCCTCTGGCTGGTGCGCGCCCCCGCCGCGTTCTACATCTGGGTGATTCGCGGCACGCCGCTGCTGGTGCAGATTCTGTTCGTGTACAACGCCCTGCCGATGATCCTGAAAAAGCTCGGCATCCAGGCCGAACTGAACGAGTTCTCCTCGGCTGTCCTCGCGCTGGCCCTGAATGTGGGCGCGTACAACGCCGAGGTGATCCGCGCGGGCATCCTGGCCGTACCCCGGGGGCAAAACGAGGCCGCGCGCTCGCTGGGCCTCAGCGGCACGCAGACCATGACCAGCATCGTGCTGCCGCAGGCCCTGCGGGTGGTGACGCCGCCGCTGGTGAACAACCTGGTCGCGCTGCTCAAGGACTCCTCGCTGGCCTCCTCCATCGCCCTGCTCGAACTCACGCTGGCGGGGTCGCGCGTCTCCAGCGAAACCTTCCAGCCGGTCCCCGTCCTGACCACCGTGGCCTGCGTCTACCTCGCCCTCACCACCGTGATGACGCTCTTTACCGACGTTCTGGAGCGAAGGCTCAAGGTCGCCTCGCGCTGA
- a CDS encoding ABC transporter substrate-binding protein, with the protein MNRTARASLLFSLLALGSAQARPWQEIKASGVIKIATNAEFKPFTYYEGNTMKGFEYDLGNALAKQLGVKAEWVNQPFDSLLIGLNQDRFDLVISSHGITPERQKAVDFSHPHYCSGGLIVSRIGGPKTGADLKGKTVATQIGTTYVDQIRKILGDRAVRTYPSNAAALQALQAGRVDAVVNEKFYNLAAIKANKGQLQAGDLLFQERIGMAVKKGNTSLLQAVNGALATVMKNGVYAKLSQSYFGQDVRCK; encoded by the coding sequence ATGAACCGTACCGCCCGTGCTTCCCTGCTGTTTTCCCTCCTCGCCCTCGGTTCTGCCCAGGCCCGGCCCTGGCAGGAGATCAAGGCGTCCGGCGTGATCAAGATCGCCACCAACGCCGAATTCAAGCCCTTCACGTACTACGAGGGCAACACGATGAAAGGCTTCGAGTACGACCTGGGCAACGCGCTGGCCAAGCAGCTCGGCGTGAAGGCCGAGTGGGTCAACCAGCCGTTCGACTCGCTCCTGATCGGCCTGAACCAGGACCGCTTCGACCTGGTGATCTCCTCGCACGGCATCACGCCGGAGCGGCAGAAGGCGGTGGACTTCAGCCACCCGCACTATTGCAGCGGCGGCCTGATCGTCTCCAGGATCGGCGGGCCGAAGACCGGCGCCGACCTCAAGGGCAAGACGGTCGCCACCCAGATCGGCACGACCTACGTGGACCAGATCCGCAAGATTCTGGGGGACCGCGCCGTGCGCACCTACCCCAGCAACGCCGCCGCCCTGCAAGCGCTGCAAGCGGGCCGGGTGGACGCCGTGGTGAACGAGAAGTTCTACAACCTGGCGGCGATCAAGGCGAACAAGGGCCAGTTGCAGGCCGGTGACCTGCTGTTCCAGGAACGCATCGGCATGGCGGTCAAGAAAGGCAACACGTCGCTCCTCCAGGCGGTGAACGGCGCCCTGGCGACCGTGATGAAGAACGGCGTGTACGCCAAGCTCTCCCAGAGCTACTTCGGACAGGACGTGCGGTGCAAGTAA
- a CDS encoding 4-hydroxybenzoate 3-monooxygenase, with amino-acid sequence MSATPVRTPVGIVGAGPAGLFLAHLLHRQGIESVVLETRSREEVEGTIRAGVLEQWTVDLMQDLGLGDRMRREGHFHRGITLRFNGESWHLDFEDLTGGKRVTVYPQHEVLRDLIAARLANGGEIRFGVQDVQLHGLTTDRPRITYRNGDGEPEELHCDFIAGCDGSQGTSRQHVEGRTEYQHLYPFGWLGILVEAPPSHHELIYARHGRGFALLSTRSPDIQRMYLQCGPTDNAADFPDDLIWSELHRRLETVDGWTLTEGRIFQKNVIGMRSFVCDRMQHGRLYIAGDAAHIVPPTGAKGLNLAVADAVYLARGLEDFYGRGRRDRLEQYTATCLRRIWKAERFSWYMTTMLHTNPAEDPFEQRIHLADLDYVVHSRAAATALAENYVGLPLD; translated from the coding sequence ATGTCCGCGACCCCCGTTCGTACCCCGGTCGGCATTGTCGGTGCCGGTCCCGCCGGTCTGTTTCTCGCCCACCTGCTGCACCGCCAGGGCATCGAGAGCGTGGTTCTGGAAACCCGCTCGCGGGAGGAGGTCGAGGGGACCATCCGTGCCGGGGTGCTGGAGCAGTGGACGGTGGACCTGATGCAGGACCTGGGTCTGGGGGACCGGATGCGGCGCGAGGGGCACTTCCACCGCGGCATCACCCTGCGCTTCAACGGGGAAAGCTGGCACCTCGACTTCGAGGACCTCACCGGCGGCAAGCGCGTCACCGTCTACCCCCAGCACGAGGTCCTCCGGGACCTGATCGCCGCGCGGCTGGCGAACGGGGGGGAAATCCGTTTCGGCGTGCAGGACGTGCAGCTCCACGGCCTCACCACCGACCGCCCCCGCATCACCTACCGGAACGGGGACGGTGAGCCGGAAGAGCTGCACTGCGATTTCATCGCCGGGTGCGACGGTTCCCAGGGCACCTCACGGCAGCACGTCGAGGGCCGCACCGAGTACCAGCACCTCTACCCCTTCGGCTGGCTGGGTATCCTGGTCGAAGCGCCGCCCTCGCACCACGAGCTGATCTACGCGCGGCACGGGCGCGGCTTCGCCCTGCTCAGCACCCGTTCCCCGGACATTCAGCGGATGTACCTCCAGTGCGGCCCGACCGACAACGCGGCGGACTTCCCGGACGACCTGATCTGGTCCGAGCTGCACAGACGCCTGGAGACGGTGGACGGCTGGACCCTCACGGAGGGCCGCATCTTCCAGAAGAACGTGATCGGGATGCGCTCCTTCGTGTGTGACCGGATGCAGCACGGACGGCTCTACATCGCCGGGGACGCCGCGCACATCGTCCCGCCCACCGGGGCGAAGGGCCTCAATCTCGCCGTGGCCGACGCCGTGTACCTGGCGCGCGGCCTGGAGGACTTCTACGGGCGTGGGCGCCGGGACCGGCTCGAACAGTACACCGCGACCTGCCTGCGCCGCATCTGGAAGGCGGAGCGCTTCTCCTGGTACATGACGACCATGCTGCACACCAACCCGGCCGAGGACCCCTTCGAGCAGCGCATCCACCTCGCGGACCTCGACTACGTCGTGCATTCGCGGGCCGCCGCCACCGCCCTCGCCGAGAATTACGTGGGCCTTCCGCTGGACTGA
- the rocD gene encoding ornithine--oxo-acid transaminase yields the protein MTQLTERTPQANELIRIEDALGAHNYKPLDVVIERARGPWVWDTGGRKYLDCLSAYSSVNQGHCHPRIVGALTEQAQRVTITSRAFRNDQLAGLYQTLTRLLGYEAVIPMNTGAEAVETAIKLARKWAYEVRGIPHGQAEIIVMEGNFHGRTTTLVSFSSEAQYREPFAPLTPGFRRVPYGDVAAIEAAITPNTAAVLFEPIQGEAGVIVPPEGFLRGVREVCDRHGLLMVADEIQTGLGRTGRWLACDHEDVRPDMVILGKALGGGVYPVSAVLSSRELMDLFQPGDHGSTFGGNPLAAAVGQASLEVLEDEGLVQRAEELGTYLQERLRALNSPLVREIRGKGLLIGVELHESARPYCERLQALGVLCKETHVNTLRLAPPLVITREELDWALERLAGVLGS from the coding sequence ATGACGCAACTGACTGAACGCACGCCCCAGGCCAACGAACTCATTCGGATCGAAGACGCCCTGGGGGCGCACAACTACAAGCCGCTGGACGTGGTGATCGAGCGGGCGCGCGGCCCCTGGGTCTGGGACACCGGCGGGCGCAAGTACCTCGACTGCCTCTCGGCGTACAGCTCCGTCAACCAGGGCCACTGCCATCCGCGCATCGTCGGCGCGCTGACCGAACAGGCGCAGCGGGTGACCATCACCTCCCGCGCCTTCCGCAATGACCAGCTCGCCGGGCTGTACCAGACGCTGACCCGCCTGCTGGGGTACGAGGCGGTCATCCCGATGAACACCGGGGCCGAAGCGGTGGAAACCGCGATCAAGCTGGCGCGCAAGTGGGCCTACGAGGTGCGCGGCATTCCCCACGGCCAGGCCGAGATCATCGTGATGGAGGGCAATTTCCACGGCCGCACCACCACCCTGGTCAGCTTCAGCAGCGAGGCGCAGTACCGCGAGCCGTTCGCGCCGCTGACCCCCGGCTTCAGGCGGGTGCCCTACGGCGACGTGGCGGCCATCGAGGCGGCGATCACGCCCAATACGGCCGCCGTGCTGTTCGAGCCGATCCAGGGCGAGGCGGGCGTGATCGTGCCGCCCGAGGGCTTCCTGCGCGGCGTGCGCGAGGTCTGCGACCGCCACGGCCTCCTGATGGTGGCCGACGAGATCCAGACGGGCCTGGGCCGCACCGGCCGCTGGCTGGCCTGCGACCATGAGGATGTCCGCCCCGACATGGTGATTCTGGGCAAGGCGCTGGGCGGTGGGGTATACCCGGTGAGCGCGGTGCTGTCGAGCCGCGAACTGATGGACCTCTTCCAGCCCGGCGACCACGGCAGCACCTTCGGTGGGAACCCGCTAGCCGCCGCCGTCGGACAGGCCAGCCTGGAAGTGCTGGAGGACGAGGGTCTGGTGCAGCGTGCCGAGGAGCTGGGCACATACCTGCAAGAGCGCCTGCGCGCGCTGAACAGCCCCCTGGTGCGTGAAATCCGTGGGAAGGGCCTCCTGATCGGCGTGGAACTGCACGAATCGGCCCGCCCGTATTGCGAGCGCCTCCAGGCCCTGGGTGTGCTTTGCAAGGAAACGCATGTCAACACCCTGCGCCTCGCGCCGCCGCTGGTGATCACCCGCGAAGAACTCGACTGGGCGCTGGAACGGCTGGCCGGGGTCCTGGGGAGCTGA
- a CDS encoding LacI family DNA-binding transcriptional regulator, whose amino-acid sequence MANIQDVARLAGVSPTTAKRALREPDKLTPETLARVQQAIAQLHYEPDQRAGSLRGGQSRTVGLVVGSIVEPFFAQFARTAGRTLQAAGYTLIISENEYSARLELQELSRLYGQRVAAILVRPGYGPDSREYLQRLRDRGLFVLEYDYRPPGSPFPSVMLDNAACMREAVAYLHGLGHTRIAALGTFDPEIHPEERSRTFPEAMRERGLTVPAAYQRVTLLTEDTAYTLTHELLGLPDPPTALIALTGTQAIGAFRAIRERGLRLPDDLSLLTFDNYPWTALVDPPITVIEQPVEAMAEAAAQAVLRALEDGDFRTDHQVMRGRLIVRGSCAPLRSSEMVAAGRAPLAP is encoded by the coding sequence GTGGCCAATATTCAAGACGTTGCGCGGCTCGCGGGCGTCTCCCCTACCACCGCCAAGCGTGCCCTGCGCGAACCTGACAAACTCACTCCCGAAACCCTGGCCCGCGTGCAGCAGGCCATCGCCCAGCTCCACTACGAACCCGACCAGCGCGCGGGCAGCCTGCGCGGCGGCCAGAGCCGCACCGTCGGGCTGGTCGTGGGCAGCATCGTCGAGCCGTTTTTCGCACAGTTCGCGCGGACGGCGGGCCGGACGCTGCAAGCTGCCGGGTACACGCTGATCATCAGCGAGAACGAATACAGCGCCCGGCTGGAACTTCAGGAACTCAGCCGCCTGTACGGCCAACGGGTCGCGGCCATCCTGGTACGGCCGGGGTATGGCCCGGACAGCCGCGAGTACCTCCAGCGCCTGCGCGACCGTGGCCTTTTCGTCCTCGAATACGACTACCGGCCGCCCGGTTCTCCTTTTCCCAGCGTCATGCTCGACAACGCCGCCTGTATGCGGGAGGCCGTCGCTTACCTGCACGGCCTGGGCCACACGCGCATCGCCGCGCTGGGCACCTTCGACCCGGAAATTCACCCCGAGGAGCGTTCCCGGACCTTTCCCGAAGCGATGCGCGAGCGCGGCCTGACCGTGCCCGCCGCCTACCAGCGCGTCACGTTGCTGACGGAAGACACCGCCTACACCCTCACGCACGAGCTGCTGGGTTTGCCCGACCCTCCCACGGCGCTGATCGCGCTGACCGGAACTCAGGCCATCGGCGCTTTCCGGGCGATCCGCGAACGCGGCCTGCGCCTGCCGGACGACCTCTCGCTGCTCACCTTCGACAACTACCCCTGGACGGCCCTGGTTGATCCGCCCATCACCGTCATCGAGCAGCCTGTCGAGGCGATGGCCGAGGCGGCCGCGCAGGCGGTCCTCCGCGCCCTGGAAGATGGTGATTTCAGGACTGACCATCAGGTGATGAGGGGACGGCTGATCGTGCGTGGCAGTTGTGCGCCGCTGCGCTCCTCCGAGATGGTCGCGGCGGGGCGCGCGCCGCTGGCTCCGTAG